In the genome of Ureibacillus sp. FSL W7-1570, the window AATCCTTCTCAATTCTTTTTCGATATCATAAACGATTTGTTCAAGTTGTTCCAATGGCACAGGGCGCTTTTCGCAGGCGCGGATCAATCCTCTCAACACTTTTTCACGGCTGAACTCTTCCCTGGAACCATCTTTTTTTACGACAATCAAAGGTGTTTCCTCCACTTTTTCAAAAGTGGTGAATCGGTAACCGCAAGATTCGCATTCCCTGCGTCTACGAATCTCTTTATTATCATCA includes:
- the nrdR gene encoding transcriptional regulator NrdR, which codes for MRCPSCHHNGTRVVDSRPVDDNKEIRRRRECESCGYRFTTFEKVEETPLIVVKKDGSREEFSREKVLRGLIRACEKRPVPLEQLEQIVYDIEKELRRIGNSEVSSVDVGEMVMDELAKVDEVAYVRFASVYRQFKDINVFMDELTELLNRQSKK